In Pseudoxanthobacter soli DSM 19599, a single window of DNA contains:
- a CDS encoding helix-turn-helix transcriptional regulator — MDPVITSRRALGAFVRAHRARLSPADVGLPIGERRRTPGLRREELARLCGMSTTWCTWIEQGRDMSLGVAALSRLAAALKLGRAERAYLFELAGKRDPVGVHPADDVLPPSIQHAVEAISVPAYVLDGRCDARAWNAPAARLFVGWLDGDHDRNLLRYIFLSPASRQLILDFERRAARVLAEFRADYSRHMADDAMGGLVEELTVASPLFARLWAAQDVLGRDGGERTFAHPLDGFIRAEQVTWTLGGAIGGRPDLKLSMLVPQSG, encoded by the coding sequence CGTCCGCGCCCATCGCGCCCGGTTAAGTCCCGCCGATGTCGGCCTGCCGATCGGCGAGCGCCGCCGCACGCCCGGATTGCGGCGTGAGGAGCTTGCCCGGCTCTGCGGGATGAGCACGACCTGGTGCACCTGGATCGAGCAGGGCCGCGACATGTCGCTCGGCGTGGCCGCGCTGTCGCGTCTGGCCGCTGCCCTGAAGCTCGGACGGGCGGAGCGGGCCTATCTGTTCGAACTCGCCGGCAAGCGCGATCCGGTGGGTGTGCATCCGGCGGACGACGTCCTTCCGCCGTCCATCCAGCACGCGGTCGAGGCGATCTCGGTGCCGGCCTACGTTCTCGACGGGCGGTGCGACGCACGGGCGTGGAATGCTCCCGCCGCGCGGCTGTTCGTCGGCTGGCTCGATGGCGATCATGACCGCAATCTGTTGCGGTATATCTTCCTGTCGCCGGCCTCCCGGCAGCTGATCCTGGACTTCGAACGCCGCGCCGCGCGCGTGCTGGCGGAGTTTCGTGCCGACTACAGCCGCCACATGGCCGATGATGCGATGGGAGGACTGGTGGAGGAACTGACGGTCGCGAGCCCGCTGTTCGCGCGGCTCTGGGCCGCGCAGGACGTGCTCGGCCGTGACGGCGGCGAGCGCACCTTCGCCCATCCGCTGGACGGTTTCATCCGCGCCGAGCAGGTGACATGGACGCTCGGCGGCGCCATCGGCGGGCGGCCAGACCTCAAGCTTTCCATGCTGGTGCCGCAGTCCGGTTGA